From Vibrio gigantis:
GCCTATCCGACTGACGCTGATGATGCAGGTTTGGCGCATATACACTTGTGGGACCCGAGCAGTCCATGGTTTGACAGCGGCAAACAAGCCAAATGGAATAAAGCACGACGTCAATTCGATAAAACGAGTGACACTTGCATTGTGTATTCTAGTCACTGGGAAAATGAAGACGATATCCTTTTACTCGGTGTTGCAACCCCTTGCCACTCTGATAAAGCTAAGGGTAAATCTTCTAAGCTTTACGACAACAATTTCATGGATTACTTCATCAAGGAAGGGTTAAAGTTTAACGACCTATAAACCCTGCCAGCTTAACTTCAGCTGGCATCAATTCTATTTGGTATACCACCAACCCCTCATGTTCATTGAACAACAAAGAGCGCCCCCCTTGTTAGTTATACTTCGATTTTAATTGCGGGATTTCTACCATTATATTACTGGTGCCTATTTCGCCACCTCTTGCCGACACTGGAATGATGATCTGTTCATCTCCGTTTCCGAAATCGACGCTTAATAACTTAGATTCACCTGGTCCTATCTCAAATCCATCAACAGATATTGGTAGGGTAGACTGACTGCC
This genomic window contains:
- a CDS encoding type II toxin-antitoxin system YafO family toxin, with the protein product MKNVTPSPRFEQEIKAQGFNDVEALCKDIALHLTYDDDLSVQYLGRVASLAYPTDADDAGLAHIHLWDPSSPWFDSGKQAKWNKARRQFDKTSDTCIVYSSHWENEDDILLLGVATPCHSDKAKGKSSKLYDNNFMDYFIKEGLKFNDL